In Holophagales bacterium, one DNA window encodes the following:
- a CDS encoding EamA family transporter, whose translation MLVTPALALSLAAALGWSTYDLLRKLLTGRVAALPLVALITLGALLPLAAWTAFVGDWRIGSGYVLPGLASVALNVAANLAFFRSLQLAPMSVTLPLLSLTPVFTAVLALLLLGESLGGRQVAGIALVVVGALAINLQPGEGLLPRTLIRAALRERGSQLMAFVALCWSATLLLDKRALLHAAPTLHAFVLHAGVAAGALAMLAARRELATLKVPAGVLGLLVATVLCGAVTVTVQLMAIQSMAVALVETLKRGVGATLALVWGRAFFGEPLPLHRVVAVATMVGGVVLLLA comes from the coding sequence ATGCTCGTCACCCCTGCCCTCGCTCTTTCGCTCGCTGCCGCGCTCGGGTGGTCGACCTACGACCTGCTGCGCAAACTGCTGACCGGTCGTGTCGCCGCGCTGCCGCTGGTGGCCTTGATCACCCTCGGGGCGCTCCTGCCGCTCGCCGCGTGGACGGCGTTCGTCGGCGACTGGCGGATCGGCAGCGGTTACGTGCTGCCGGGGCTCGCCTCGGTGGCGCTCAACGTCGCCGCCAACCTGGCGTTCTTCCGCTCGCTGCAACTCGCGCCGATGTCGGTCACCCTGCCGCTCCTGTCGCTCACGCCGGTCTTCACCGCGGTCCTCGCCCTGCTGCTGCTCGGCGAGTCGCTCGGTGGACGGCAGGTCGCGGGGATCGCCCTGGTGGTCGTCGGGGCGCTGGCGATCAACCTCCAGCCGGGGGAGGGGCTGCTGCCGCGGACCCTGATTCGCGCGGCCTTGCGCGAGCGGGGGAGCCAGTTGATGGCCTTCGTCGCCCTGTGCTGGTCGGCGACCCTGCTGCTCGACAAACGGGCGCTGCTCCATGCCGCACCGACCCTGCATGCCTTCGTCCTGCACGCCGGCGTCGCCGCCGGGGCGCTGGCGATGCTTGCCGCGCGGCGGGAGCTCGCCACGCTCAAGGTGCCGGCGGGCGTCCTCGGACTGCTCGTGGCCACGGTGCTCTGTGGGGCGGTGACGGTCACCGTGCAGCTGATGGCGATCCAGAGCATGGCGGTTGCCCTCGTCGAGACGCTGAAGCGCGGTGTCGGGGCGACCCTGGCGCTCGTCTGGGGGCGGGCGTTCTTCGGTGAGCCGCTGCCGCTCCACCGCGTCGTCGCGGTGGCGACGATGGTCGGCGGCGTGGTCCTGCTGCTCGCCTGA
- a CDS encoding type II/IV secretion system protein: MNLSPFQVADILARQGLITPAQAEDVKREARQLPAHMRSARAYEQHAVAYELVETLRLPNHRDGGVVGEAEIARAIAADAGLEYLRIDTLSLDADLIESKISRPFARRHRMLPLEMMGGKLKVVCANPFDIEGVDSYRRIAGRDLVLAVASEPDVLRALTEFYGLRHSVKRAERDLRAGIDLGNLEQLVRMKNEAEIESSDQHIVNAVEFMLQHAYDTRASDIHIEPKREASLIRFRIDGVLHDIQTMPKIVHNAVVSRVKTMSRLDIAEKRRPQDGRVKTMRGGREVELRVSTLPVAFGEKVVMRIFDPEVLMQDLTGLGFYPEELLQFQDFISRPHGIILVTGPTGSGKTTTLYSALKTIANREINITTIEDPIEMVLEEFNQTAAQPKIGIDFANALRHILRQDPDVIMVGEIRDGETAQYSIQAALTGHLVFSTLHTNDASTSISRLTDLGVERFLVSSTLIGAMAQRLVRRICPHCTTERFLTPEEINTLRLTVPAGKRVKVQEGQGCFECRSTGYLGRSGIFEILAVDDAIKELIVSGADAPTVKREAVKNGMRTLRQSALRKLAEGITTFEEVVRVTGL, translated from the coding sequence ATGAACCTCAGCCCCTTCCAGGTCGCCGACATCCTCGCCCGCCAGGGCCTCATCACGCCGGCGCAGGCCGAGGACGTCAAGCGCGAGGCGCGCCAGCTTCCCGCCCACATGCGCTCGGCGCGCGCCTACGAGCAGCACGCCGTGGCCTACGAGCTGGTCGAGACGCTCCGCCTGCCCAATCACCGCGACGGCGGTGTCGTCGGCGAGGCCGAGATCGCCCGCGCCATCGCTGCCGACGCCGGGCTCGAGTACCTGCGGATCGACACCCTGAGCCTCGACGCCGACCTGATCGAATCCAAGATCTCGCGGCCCTTCGCCCGCCGCCACCGCATGCTGCCGCTCGAGATGATGGGCGGCAAGCTCAAGGTCGTCTGCGCCAACCCGTTCGACATCGAAGGGGTCGACTCCTATCGCCGCATCGCCGGACGCGACCTCGTCCTCGCCGTCGCCTCCGAGCCCGACGTGCTGCGGGCGCTCACCGAGTTCTACGGCCTGCGCCATTCGGTCAAGCGGGCCGAGCGCGACCTCAGGGCGGGGATCGACCTCGGCAACCTCGAACAGCTCGTTCGGATGAAGAACGAGGCGGAGATCGAGTCGAGCGACCAGCACATCGTCAACGCCGTCGAGTTCATGCTGCAGCACGCCTACGATACGCGGGCGAGCGACATCCACATCGAGCCGAAGCGCGAAGCCTCGCTGATCCGCTTCCGCATCGACGGCGTCCTGCACGACATCCAGACGATGCCGAAGATCGTGCACAACGCCGTGGTGTCGCGCGTCAAGACGATGTCGCGGCTCGACATCGCCGAGAAGCGCCGGCCGCAGGACGGCCGCGTCAAGACGATGCGCGGCGGGCGCGAGGTCGAGCTGCGCGTCTCCACCCTGCCGGTCGCCTTCGGCGAGAAGGTGGTGATGCGCATCTTCGACCCCGAGGTGCTGATGCAGGACCTCACCGGGCTCGGTTTCTACCCCGAGGAGCTGCTGCAGTTCCAGGACTTCATCAGTCGCCCGCACGGCATCATCCTGGTCACCGGTCCGACCGGCTCCGGCAAGACGACCACCCTCTACTCGGCGCTCAAGACGATCGCCAACCGCGAGATCAACATCACCACCATCGAGGACCCGATCGAGATGGTCCTCGAGGAGTTCAACCAGACCGCGGCCCAACCGAAGATCGGCATCGACTTCGCGAACGCGTTGCGCCACATCCTGCGCCAGGACCCCGACGTCATCATGGTCGGCGAGATCCGCGACGGCGAGACCGCCCAGTACTCGATCCAGGCCGCGCTCACCGGCCACCTGGTCTTCTCCACCCTGCACACCAACGACGCGTCGACCTCGATCAGCCGCCTCACCGACCTCGGCGTCGAGCGCTTTCTCGTCAGCTCGACGCTCATCGGCGCGATGGCGCAGCGCCTGGTGCGCCGCATCTGTCCGCACTGCACGACCGAGCGCTTCCTGACGCCGGAGGAGATCAACACCCTGCGGCTCACGGTGCCGGCCGGCAAGCGGGTCAAGGTGCAGGAGGGGCAGGGCTGCTTCGAGTGCCGCAGCACCGGCTATCTCGGCCGCAGCGGGATCTTCGAGATCCTCGCGGTCGACGACGCCATCAAGGAGCTCATCGTCTCCGGCGCCGACGCCCCGACGGTCAAGCGCGAGGCGGTCAAGAACGGCATGCGCACCCTCCGCCAGTCCGCCCTGCGCAAGCTCGCCGAAGGGATCACCACCTTCGAGGAAGTCGTCCGCGTCACCGGACTGTAG
- a CDS encoding AbrB/MazE/SpoVT family DNA-binding domain-containing protein: protein MTVTLSSKGQLTLPAAARKRLGLRAGSRLEVVVTGEDRMEIVRLGGSLRDLKGLLPKPHKVLSLAEIDRAVAEGAQGKAR from the coding sequence GTGACCGTGACTCTCAGCTCGAAAGGACAGCTCACTCTCCCGGCCGCAGCGCGGAAGCGCCTCGGGCTGCGCGCCGGATCCCGGCTCGAGGTCGTCGTGACGGGCGAAGACCGAATGGAGATCGTGCGGCTCGGCGGCTCGCTTCGCGACCTCAAAGGCCTGTTGCCGAAACCACACAAGGTCCTCTCCCTCGCCGAGATCGACCGCGCCGTGGCCGAGGGCGCCCAGGGCAAGGCCAGGTGA
- a CDS encoding type II toxin-antitoxin system VapC family toxin, translated as MIALDTNVLVRYLVRDDARQTRLATQAIESSCTHEDPGFVSQIVLCELVWVLERGYRYRRSQIAAVVRGLLSADDLAIERSELAWQALNDFEAGSADFSDYSLGLAARESGAEATLTFDRRAASSPLFHLLDS; from the coding sequence GTGATCGCGCTCGATACGAACGTCCTCGTGCGCTATCTGGTGCGCGACGACGCTCGCCAGACGCGCCTCGCCACCCAGGCGATCGAATCCTCTTGCACTCACGAGGACCCCGGATTCGTTTCGCAGATCGTGCTCTGCGAGCTCGTCTGGGTGCTCGAGCGGGGCTACCGCTACCGCCGCTCCCAGATCGCCGCCGTCGTCCGTGGGCTGCTCTCCGCCGACGATCTGGCCATCGAACGCTCCGAGCTGGCGTGGCAGGCGCTCAACGATTTCGAAGCTGGCAGTGCCGACTTTTCTGACTACTCCCTTGGCCTCGCGGCCCGGGAGAGCGGCGCCGAGGCGACCCTGACTTTCGACCGCCGCGCCGCCAGCTCCCCGCTGTTCCACCTGTTGGACTCGTGA
- a CDS encoding DUF4395 domain-containing protein, translated as MSDIRQFGEHADGYSVPVLNEREIRAAAGILFLATFLSLLFILFRGNFIPIKFVISFFLADFLVRVFLSPRFSPTLILGRLIVGNQTPEYVAAAPKRLAWIIGVALSATMFVLMVLMNTYGPVSGIICFVCLIFLFFESAFGICLGCKFYRLVYREAPVLCPGEVCEVKARQAIQKTSLAQVIVLLASIALIVAAAGTLTTTFSVQPHPLFGAEAKP; from the coding sequence GTGAGCGACATTCGACAATTCGGCGAGCACGCCGACGGGTACTCGGTCCCCGTGCTGAACGAGCGCGAGATCCGGGCCGCGGCAGGAATCCTCTTTCTCGCCACGTTCCTTTCGCTCCTGTTCATCCTCTTTCGCGGGAACTTCATCCCGATCAAATTCGTCATCTCGTTCTTCCTGGCCGACTTCCTCGTGCGCGTTTTCCTCAGCCCGCGCTTCTCGCCGACGCTGATCCTCGGGCGCCTGATCGTCGGCAACCAGACCCCGGAGTACGTGGCCGCCGCGCCCAAGCGCCTGGCCTGGATCATCGGGGTCGCCCTGTCGGCCACGATGTTCGTCCTGATGGTGCTGATGAACACCTACGGCCCGGTCAGCGGGATCATCTGTTTCGTCTGCCTGATCTTCCTCTTCTTCGAGTCCGCCTTCGGGATCTGCCTCGGCTGCAAGTTCTATCGGCTGGTCTACCGCGAGGCTCCGGTGCTCTGCCCCGGCGAGGTGTGCGAGGTGAAGGCGCGGCAGGCGATCCAGAAGACGTCGCTCGCCCAGGTGATCGTCCTCCTCGCCTCGATCGCGCTGATCGTGGCGGCGGCCGGCACCCTGACGACGACCTTTTCCGTCCAGCCCCATCCCCTGTTCGGAGCAGAAGCGAAGCCCTGA
- a CDS encoding DUF2318 domain-containing protein, with amino-acid sequence MEKPARRFRPVHGILLVLFVSGLVLGAQFLYEGGLTRPKYQRVASDRQGVVRLDVADLAPSRVRFFRFINSGNQEVKFLVARDAEGGLHTAFDASENDFKMRRGFRQDGDWIVNNKCETSCRLEEISLGGGCRPVPFRHRVDGATLVIAEQELLEGWRYFR; translated from the coding sequence ATGGAAAAGCCAGCTCGTCGCTTCCGGCCCGTCCACGGGATCCTGCTCGTCCTCTTCGTTTCCGGCCTGGTGCTGGGCGCTCAGTTCCTCTACGAGGGGGGCCTGACCCGGCCCAAATACCAGCGCGTCGCCAGCGACCGCCAAGGGGTCGTTCGCCTCGACGTCGCGGATCTCGCCCCCTCGCGGGTGCGCTTCTTCCGCTTCATCAACTCGGGGAACCAGGAGGTGAAGTTCCTCGTGGCCCGCGACGCCGAAGGGGGCCTGCACACGGCCTTCGACGCCTCGGAGAACGACTTCAAGATGCGACGAGGCTTCCGCCAGGACGGCGACTGGATCGTCAACAACAAGTGCGAGACCTCCTGCCGCCTCGAAGAGATCTCGCTGGGCGGCGGGTGCCGCCCGGTCCCCTTCCGCCACCGCGTCGACGGCGCGACCCTGGTGATCGCCGAGCAGGAGCTGCTCGAAGGCTGGCGCTACTTCCGCTGA
- a CDS encoding TonB-dependent receptor — MKGSTYLSHWALALALTGAAATAQQAAPPAAPPPPDEPAGLVEEVLVVTASRTEQHLHDAPVTMSVIDAIEIEKTPADDAGDLLRNVPGLNVAQMSARDIQVSGRESTNSLATGQLVLLDGRSLYLDFFGFVAWDFVPLDFSELKQVEVVRGPGSAVWGANAFSGVINLITKSPKEMVGTRLTLGGGELGTMYGSLSHAGVSGKLGYKLSGAYYEQDPYERPSGVIPGTNPARTYPEFVNQGTAQPKFDIGFDVELDEASNLDFALGYAGTDGIIHTGIGPFDMKKNTALSFGKLDWNRQAMHVGLFYNRLDGEAKNLLTVGPTGAPINFVFKTDTYNLEAGNTNLVGEKLLFTYGANARKNKFDLSIAPRGDARDEYGAYLQGEFMFNDRWRWVIGGRYDNLDPIGGVFSPRTALVFAIEPQQTIRLSYGRAFRAPSVVNNYLQTSIISTLVPPLAPGYPYFPLVTNVTGNEDLVEEKTDAYDLGYLLTKGGTTFSLSIYHNVQKDLADFYQSASYTPQNPPPGWIYPAFLLAVSPLNTLPREFSYRNIGEVINEGLEVGLSWRQRGPWSASANYSYQKDPKITGIPEEELGKAPTHRANVALGWDGGTFFVNANANYQSEAYWADVLSIQGTTDAFTMVNATIGLRLFDGRATLSIIGQNIFDEKLQQHLFGDIISRKVTGQLQFRF, encoded by the coding sequence ATGAAGGGATCGACGTACCTGTCGCACTGGGCGCTCGCGCTCGCACTGACCGGGGCCGCCGCAACGGCCCAACAAGCGGCTCCACCCGCCGCGCCGCCGCCGCCCGACGAGCCGGCCGGCCTGGTCGAGGAGGTCCTGGTCGTCACCGCCTCCCGCACCGAGCAGCACCTGCACGACGCACCCGTGACGATGAGCGTCATCGACGCCATCGAGATCGAGAAGACGCCGGCCGACGACGCCGGCGACCTGTTGCGCAACGTGCCGGGGCTCAATGTGGCGCAGATGAGCGCGCGCGACATCCAGGTGTCGGGCCGCGAGTCGACGAACAGCCTGGCGACCGGTCAGCTCGTGCTGCTCGACGGACGCTCGCTCTACCTCGATTTCTTCGGCTTCGTGGCCTGGGATTTCGTGCCGCTCGACTTCTCCGAGCTCAAGCAGGTCGAGGTCGTGCGCGGCCCGGGCAGCGCCGTGTGGGGCGCCAACGCGTTCTCCGGTGTGATCAACCTCATCACCAAGTCGCCCAAGGAGATGGTCGGCACGCGGCTGACCCTCGGCGGCGGCGAGCTCGGGACGATGTACGGTTCGCTCTCGCACGCCGGCGTCAGCGGCAAGCTCGGCTACAAGCTCTCCGGCGCCTACTACGAGCAAGACCCCTACGAGCGACCGAGCGGGGTCATCCCGGGAACCAATCCCGCCCGCACCTACCCCGAGTTCGTCAACCAGGGGACGGCACAACCCAAGTTCGACATCGGCTTCGACGTCGAGCTCGACGAGGCATCCAATCTCGACTTCGCTCTCGGCTACGCGGGCACCGACGGGATCATCCACACCGGCATCGGTCCGTTCGACATGAAGAAGAACACCGCCCTGTCGTTCGGCAAGCTGGACTGGAACCGCCAGGCGATGCACGTCGGTCTCTTCTACAACCGCCTCGACGGCGAAGCGAAGAACCTGCTCACCGTCGGCCCGACCGGCGCGCCGATCAACTTCGTCTTCAAGACCGACACCTACAACCTCGAGGCCGGCAACACCAACCTGGTCGGTGAGAAGCTCCTCTTCACCTACGGCGCCAACGCGCGGAAGAACAAGTTCGACCTGTCGATCGCCCCGCGCGGCGACGCGCGCGACGAGTACGGTGCCTACCTGCAGGGCGAGTTCATGTTCAACGACCGCTGGCGCTGGGTGATCGGCGGCCGCTACGACAACCTCGACCCGATCGGCGGCGTCTTCTCGCCGCGCACGGCGCTCGTCTTCGCCATCGAGCCGCAGCAGACCATCCGCCTCTCCTACGGCCGCGCCTTCCGTGCCCCGTCGGTGGTCAACAACTACCTGCAGACCTCGATCATCTCGACGCTGGTACCGCCGCTGGCTCCGGGCTACCCCTACTTCCCGCTCGTCACCAACGTCACCGGCAACGAGGATCTCGTCGAGGAGAAGACCGACGCCTACGACCTCGGCTACCTGCTGACCAAGGGCGGCACGACCTTCTCGCTCTCGATCTACCACAACGTGCAGAAGGACCTCGCCGACTTCTACCAGAGCGCCTCCTACACACCGCAGAACCCGCCGCCGGGTTGGATCTACCCGGCCTTCCTCCTCGCCGTGTCGCCGCTCAACACGTTGCCGCGCGAGTTCAGCTACCGCAACATCGGCGAAGTGATCAACGAGGGCCTCGAAGTCGGCCTGAGCTGGCGCCAGCGCGGTCCGTGGTCGGCGTCGGCCAACTACTCCTACCAGAAGGACCCGAAGATCACCGGCATCCCGGAGGAGGAGCTCGGCAAGGCACCCACTCACCGCGCCAACGTCGCGCTCGGCTGGGACGGCGGGACGTTCTTCGTCAACGCCAATGCCAATTACCAGAGCGAGGCCTACTGGGCCGACGTGCTGAGCATCCAGGGAACGACCGACGCCTTCACCATGGTCAACGCGACGATCGGCCTCCGCCTCTTCGACGGTCGCGCCACGCTGAGCATCATCGGCCAGAACATCTTCGACGAGAAGCTGCAGCAGCACCTGTTCGGCGACATCATCAGCCGCAAGGTCACCGGTCAGTTGCAGTTCCGCTTCTAG
- a CDS encoding alanyl-tRNA editing protein codes for MTDELLGYERDPRAVEREVVPRDAGIDAEGAWALLDDTILYPGGGGQPPDRGWLGEVEVTAVERRQEGLRHRLAAPLPSGIVRLRVDWSRRFDHMQQHTGQHLLTAIAADRFGWRTTSFHLGAAVCDIELAVPQLAPEELVRLEEAVAAEVRAARRVTARRVPLADLERLGARSRGLPEGFSGDARLVEIEGIDLAACGGTHLASTAEIESLALLGTEPMRGGTRLFWVAGGRVRRRLAEHERRAADLRRLLGAPEEGLVAAAAEKAAALEALGRELRSVEERFETQLAEALALRPGVLIDEAVVAPLAGGAARLAQRVASRRPEALVFVTAPLGAGFAFALVAGERCDLPLAELGRGVAAVLGGRGGGSGRSFQGKVSTLAGREQVVSTLRAALDAPGGPL; via the coding sequence ATGACAGACGAGCTCCTCGGGTACGAACGGGATCCCCGGGCCGTCGAGCGCGAGGTCGTGCCGCGTGACGCCGGGATCGACGCGGAGGGGGCCTGGGCGCTCCTCGACGACACGATCCTCTATCCCGGAGGCGGGGGACAGCCGCCGGACCGCGGCTGGCTCGGCGAGGTCGAGGTGACGGCGGTCGAACGCCGGCAGGAGGGTCTGCGGCATCGCCTCGCCGCGCCCCTGCCGAGCGGGATCGTCCGCCTGCGTGTCGACTGGTCGCGGCGGTTCGACCACATGCAGCAACACACCGGCCAGCATCTGCTCACCGCCATCGCCGCGGACCGCTTCGGCTGGCGGACGACGTCGTTTCATCTCGGGGCGGCGGTCTGCGACATCGAGCTCGCCGTGCCCCAGCTGGCACCGGAGGAGCTCGTCCGGTTGGAGGAGGCGGTCGCGGCGGAAGTTCGGGCTGCCCGGCGCGTGACGGCGCGGCGGGTTCCGCTCGCCGACCTCGAACGGCTCGGCGCCCGATCGCGCGGGCTGCCCGAGGGCTTCTCCGGCGATGCGCGCCTAGTCGAGATCGAGGGGATCGACCTCGCGGCGTGCGGGGGGACGCACCTGGCCTCGACGGCCGAGATCGAGTCGCTCGCCCTCCTCGGCACCGAGCCGATGCGCGGCGGCACGCGGCTCTTCTGGGTTGCCGGTGGGCGCGTGAGGCGGCGGCTTGCCGAGCACGAGCGTCGGGCGGCGGATCTCCGCCGGCTCCTCGGCGCGCCCGAGGAAGGCCTGGTCGCGGCGGCGGCGGAGAAGGCGGCGGCTCTCGAAGCGCTCGGGCGCGAGCTGCGGAGCGTCGAGGAGCGGTTCGAGACGCAACTTGCCGAGGCGCTGGCGCTTCGCCCGGGGGTGCTGATCGACGAGGCCGTCGTCGCCCCGCTCGCCGGAGGAGCGGCTCGTCTCGCCCAACGCGTCGCCAGCCGGCGGCCCGAGGCGCTGGTGTTCGTCACGGCTCCGCTCGGCGCGGGGTTCGCGTTCGCGCTGGTTGCCGGAGAGCGCTGCGATCTGCCGCTTGCCGAGCTCGGGCGCGGCGTCGCCGCCGTGCTCGGTGGACGAGGCGGCGGCAGCGGTCGGTCGTTCCAGGGCAAGGTGTCGACGCTCGCCGGTCGCGAACAGGTCGTCTCGACGCTGCGCGCGGCGCTCGACGCGCCCGGCGGTCCGCTCTAG
- a CDS encoding wax ester/triacylglycerol synthase family O-acyltransferase, whose product MTSSLAAAFPPLEPASEPMAPVDVAWLRMDEPNNLMQINGVIVFDGSVDFGRIRELVAARLGRIRRFRQRVVEEGGRFTWREARDFDIDNHLVLETLPEPGGKAGLQRLISELMSQPLDRAHPLWKFHIVENYEGGTAVFGRLHHAIGDGVALMLVILSLCDLAPKGPPAAEAVDETPEPLPGELADLFGRPLDSLAAFRRLAEEVMPDTMRLLMHPVEAMRQTSAVLRGAAAVGSFGRLVTYPPDARTKFKGPLVLEKLADWTEPIDVEEVKKIGRGLGGTINDVLLTATAGALRRYLVRHGEPEETLSVRAVVPVNLRPIEKMSELGNRFGLVFLGLPVGIPDPIRRLAELRRRAEALKRSAQPLVAYGILHAMGLSPLAVQKLVVRMFGSKATAVMTNVPGPRRVLYFAGRPIEDLFFWVPQSGRLGLGVAICSYRGRARVGFATDAGLVPDPQEIIRGFQDEYAELRSRVNLD is encoded by the coding sequence GTGACTTCGAGCCTCGCTGCTGCCTTTCCGCCGCTCGAGCCCGCCTCCGAGCCGATGGCGCCGGTCGACGTCGCCTGGCTGCGGATGGACGAGCCGAACAACCTGATGCAGATCAACGGCGTGATCGTCTTCGACGGTTCGGTCGATTTCGGCCGCATCCGCGAGCTGGTCGCCGCGCGGCTCGGCCGGATCCGTCGCTTCCGCCAGCGCGTCGTCGAAGAGGGCGGTCGCTTCACCTGGCGTGAGGCTCGCGACTTCGACATCGACAACCATCTGGTGCTCGAGACGCTCCCCGAGCCGGGCGGCAAGGCCGGGCTGCAGCGCTTGATCAGCGAGCTGATGTCGCAGCCGCTCGACCGCGCCCACCCCCTGTGGAAGTTCCACATCGTGGAGAACTACGAGGGTGGAACGGCGGTCTTCGGGCGCCTTCACCACGCGATCGGCGACGGCGTCGCGCTCATGCTGGTCATCCTCTCGCTCTGCGATCTCGCGCCGAAGGGACCGCCCGCCGCCGAGGCGGTCGACGAGACTCCCGAGCCGCTCCCGGGAGAGCTTGCCGACCTTTTCGGGCGCCCCCTCGACAGCCTGGCGGCCTTCCGGCGCCTCGCCGAAGAGGTGATGCCGGACACGATGCGACTGCTGATGCACCCGGTCGAGGCGATGCGCCAGACGAGCGCCGTGCTGCGCGGCGCCGCTGCCGTCGGCTCGTTCGGTCGACTGGTCACCTACCCTCCGGACGCACGGACCAAGTTCAAGGGACCGCTCGTCCTCGAGAAGCTCGCCGACTGGACCGAGCCGATCGACGTCGAAGAGGTCAAGAAGATCGGTCGCGGGCTGGGAGGCACGATCAACGACGTGCTGCTCACGGCGACGGCGGGCGCACTGCGCCGGTACCTGGTGCGCCACGGCGAACCGGAGGAGACGCTCTCGGTGCGCGCCGTGGTGCCGGTCAACTTGCGCCCGATCGAGAAGATGAGCGAGCTCGGCAACCGCTTCGGCCTCGTCTTCCTCGGCCTGCCGGTCGGCATCCCCGACCCGATTCGCCGTCTGGCCGAGCTCCGCCGCCGTGCCGAAGCGCTCAAGCGCTCGGCTCAGCCCCTGGTCGCCTACGGCATCCTGCACGCGATGGGCCTGTCGCCGCTCGCCGTCCAGAAGCTGGTGGTCCGCATGTTCGGCAGCAAGGCCACCGCCGTGATGACGAACGTGCCCGGGCCACGGCGCGTGCTCTACTTCGCCGGTCGACCGATCGAGGACCTCTTCTTCTGGGTGCCCCAGTCGGGCCGGCTCGGGCTCGGCGTGGCGATCTGCAGCTACCGCGGGCGCGCCCGCGTCGGCTTCGCCACCGACGCCGGCCTGGTCCCCGACCCGCAGGAAATCATTCGCGGATTCCAAGACGAGTACGCCGAGCTCCGCTCGCGCGTCAACCTCGACTGA
- a CDS encoding DnaJ domain-containing protein — MEFKDYYKTLGVARDASADDIQKAYRKLARKYHPDVNRAATAENRFKEVAEAYEVLKDPEKRQRYDQFGSSWKGVPPGGSPPPGFEGYSFDFGDAAGGGAQGFSSFFEMLFGQAARGGAGGGRGGADPFSTGRGGWARPGANQEVEVELSLAEAARGGVRELQMRLPGDGSVRTLRVNFPRGARPGQKIRLAGQGESGHAGGPAGDLFLRVRLAADPHFRLEGKDLHAHVDVTPWEAALGAQVEVPTLDAPVTIRIPAGSSTGRRMRLRGKGFPSHSGEPGDLYVEVRVMVPESLTDRERELFEQLASASPFRARS, encoded by the coding sequence GTGGAGTTCAAGGACTACTACAAGACCCTGGGCGTGGCACGCGATGCGTCGGCCGACGACATCCAGAAGGCGTACCGCAAGCTGGCGCGCAAGTACCACCCGGACGTGAATCGCGCCGCCACGGCGGAGAACCGGTTCAAGGAGGTCGCCGAGGCGTACGAGGTCCTCAAGGACCCGGAGAAGCGCCAGCGCTACGACCAGTTCGGCAGCTCCTGGAAAGGGGTGCCGCCCGGCGGCTCACCGCCTCCCGGCTTCGAAGGCTACTCGTTCGACTTCGGCGACGCGGCCGGTGGCGGAGCGCAGGGGTTCAGCTCGTTCTTCGAGATGCTCTTCGGCCAGGCCGCACGAGGCGGAGCCGGCGGCGGACGGGGCGGCGCCGACCCCTTCTCCACCGGACGCGGCGGCTGGGCTCGCCCAGGCGCCAACCAGGAGGTCGAGGTCGAGCTCTCCCTCGCCGAGGCGGCGCGCGGCGGGGTCCGGGAGCTCCAGATGCGCCTGCCCGGAGACGGCAGCGTGCGAACGCTGCGGGTGAACTTCCCGCGTGGCGCCCGCCCGGGGCAGAAGATCCGCCTCGCCGGACAGGGCGAGAGCGGCCATGCCGGAGGACCGGCCGGCGACCTCTTCCTCCGGGTCCGGCTCGCCGCCGACCCTCACTTCCGCCTCGAAGGCAAGGACCTTCATGCTCACGTCGACGTGACGCCGTGGGAGGCCGCGCTCGGCGCCCAGGTCGAGGTCCCGACCCTCGACGCACCGGTGACGATCCGGATCCCCGCCGGCTCCTCCACCGGCAGGCGAATGCGCCTGCGCGGGAAGGGGTTCCCCAGCCACTCCGGAGAGCCCGGCGACCTCTACGTCGAGGTTCGGGTGATGGTGCCGGAGAGCCTCACCGACCGCGAGCGGGAGCTCTTCGAACAGCTCGCCTCCGCGTCGCCGTTCCGTGCCCGCAGCTGA